The Stigmatopora argus isolate UIUO_Sarg chromosome 6, RoL_Sarg_1.0, whole genome shotgun sequence region ttttattaataaactCTCACATCAAAAACTTTCACTTCACACAAGTATAAGCATGCTTTTGTAGATTGACTCATCAAATGCAAGGCTGACATTTTATCTTATTAAACCCACTTGACTGTACTTCTAATGTATATAAATGCACAGTATAGCTGGTTACTGTATTTTGCAGTCACGTGCAGAATATTTGACCATTGCAAATTTTTCTTTGCTAAAAATAAAGCTTCATGGCTGCTTAAAAGCTTAGATGAATGCAATCGTATTTcagaaaattgaattaaatgtattttgtaataATCTGAGACGTTCAAAGACATTAGTGGTTCTTTGGGCATGAAATAATAAAGATAAACACTTCATTCCCATCATGAGCTCCATTGGACAACTATTTCCTGTCCAACAAAACCACAGAGAGACAAAAATAGTTGTTCTAATTAATCATGGGCAAATGTTCCCAGGATGTGGCGAATAAGCAGCGAGTATGGAGAAGAATGCAAATGGCGATCTCACATGGGATCTTAAAATGAGACAGATTGAGTGTGTTGGCTGGTTCTCATGTGCACTGTAAAAACATTAGCCTATATGTTACCCCTTAAATATTCTGTCAGAAGCATAACAAACAACTCAAACAGATGGAGAAAGAAACACTGACACGATGCCAAATAATGAAGACGTTTTTTTAGTGTCGCATATGCCGCACTTTTGTCGTGTACACTTACCCTTACCAACACATTCATACATCCACTCAGTCAGTCCAATGTAGGAACAACCCGACTTTTGATGTCTtctgagaaaatgagatggactCCAGATGTCTTTACGTTTGAACTATAGCTCATTGCTTTACATGAATCACACTCGTAAATCTGATGTGGTTGGATACTGTTGAAAGGTGAAAGTGTGGTTAAtatataatctattttttaatttatttgcccTAAAGGATGGATGAAAACTACAATATGGTCCCCCATGGAGTGAACTTCCAGGATGCCATCTTTCCAGACACAGTGGACAACCATCACATGTTTGCCAGCCTATTCCAGTTTGCCAACTGCACACCCGGTACTCTGGTCCATAGCTACACCCCCGAGTGGGAGGCTCAGGAGGATAGCAGGGTATGTAGACAGCCAAAAAGCTCCAGCATGTTCCATGTGCAAATAATTGAACAAGACGCTCTGATTCAGTACAATggtttagagaaaaaaatactgccATAAGCCACAATTGTTTAGATTTGGGACACACAGCAAGATTCATGATTATGGCTTTATGTTTGAAGAGAACACGTGGTATAAGACAAATATGGTCCAAAATCTGGGAAACCAGACTAAGGTTTTCCGAGGTTTGGCGAGACAAAAGGAGCCGCAATGTTTTATGGAAAAATCCACAACTCTGCAGTAATGATCAGAAATTCTCATTTAACTGTTTACTGTAATGGCCTCTGTCCGTGAAAGGGTTAAATGCGAACAAGAGTAAATAATGTCCACCTTGTCAACCTATTTGACTTCAAACTCTCTTGCAAGTCAACATCACACATGATAGTTAAAAAGTTGTTTCAAACCAAGCATTCTTTGAATGAAACCACGTTTTATGCTAATTTGTGAGTATGAAGGATTAAAGCAACAATAAAATTGGACCCACACATAGTTCTATTGTATAGTGTATAGAATTAAAAATTTAAGTGTAGTTTAATACTGTGTTTTCCAAAGAACTGGCGCAAGATTATAAAAGTAAAGACCatatatttagcattttttgtgttatttgttatatatttttagtttccAATGACACACAACTGCTTCATCCCCCCAAATAAGCACTAACATTTGGCACATGCCCTCTCaattttggtcttctgtctgtttccaatcattttaatttgccgACTTCCCATGCAAGAAGAACACTACCACGAGAAAAGAAAATTATAAACACCGTTTGCATTTCCATTAATAGCAAACGTTTGATGTTGGTCTGGCCTTTGATTGTAATTACAACGTGATTTCAGTTATCTGGTGTGGTTTTAAATTATGCTCCAGATTTCTTTCCCTAGGGAGATACAGCATACTTTGTTCAGGTCAATGTCCTTACATCCAAGTATTTATAATTCAAGTGTTCGCCtcaaaatccaacaccaaattCCAAAAGGGCTCAAACTAGTTAATTTGCTTAAATTGAATTTGTTACAGCCActcgatggtgcagtggttgtTTTGCCTGATTTCAGTGCAGCGTGTGATTGTTTCGAATTGCAAATAGTCTTCTTCTCACCCCAAGTctcctgggattggctccagcaccctgcgaccCTGACTAGGATAAGCGGTgtgtaaaaagaataaaataataaattcatcACAATAGATATCTCCCCTCCGAAAATGTCTTCACACTTACGAAATGCTTGCACATATTTTTCCGTTTACAATTCAGTGACAAACGGTGCAAATACACTCAATATATTTCACTTTCCATCCCTGAAAGCGATGTATCAAAATTGCTTCACTCCGCTGTGATATCAGTCACCAAGCCAGTCAACACATTTCATTCCCAAGATGTGAGCGCTGCAAACTGTTTACGATTTCTCTTCATCTAAAAATGACGCCTGGTCCCGCACATCAGGGACAGTCCGTGCTTTATATAATGTGATCGTTCTGTCTCTACACTCCAACCTTTGTGTTATAAAGTTTCATAGCCCTTTCACTTCCCAGTAGGGTGTAAGTAATGCCACATGGTGTTTGACCACAGTTATATTGCAAGAGGAAATGTAACCACTAGTGATGGCCCCCAAAAACCAGCAACATTCAACACATCCTTCGAACTTTTagcagtttaattttttttagggtcAGGAAATGTGCGTGAATGGCCCACATGGAAGTATTAGCATATGCAGTATGCAAAATAGGGATATCCTTTTTTATGTTGTAACTTTGAAAAGATGTGGGATGGTCTTTTGTAATATTAGTTAACATCATCAGAGATGCTATTAACTTAATGTTAAATGAAGGAAGGATATGAAGTGCATGTCGATTGTAATATTGTAAAattcatgtgtttttttcctgccaGTTGTTGTGCTCCACGGTGCAGAAGGCTCTGttcgaggaggaggagaaggtgaGCACGCTATCTCAAAAGGTACGCTTGCTGGAGAAGGCCAACGGCCACCTGAGGGAGAAGGTGAAGACCATGAAACGTCTGCTGCGACAGGCCCAACGAGACACGGCCAAAGAGCAACAAACGCTCAACCTAAAGAATCTCTACGAATCAAAGCCATCCCGAATGCACCCTCACCAGGACACTACCCAGGGGCAGAAGGAGACCCCCCAAAGAGGCCGTTGTCAAAAAAGTTAAGATCTGACTTCCGTGCATAATGACAAAGCTACCCAAAGTCTTGCCAATGTGGATATGTTCACTCTTCTTGATATATTCCATAAAAATCATCGTGTAGCATCTTGATAAGGATCTGCGATTTTAGCACTGCATGTGCAAAAcacgttgaaaaaaaatcctaatcttAATGAATATGGCATCAAACGAAATGAAAGAATGAGTGCGATTATGTGAAGTTTTTCTATATGCTTTTGGTTTGCAGTGACACATTCGAGTTAAATGCTCTGAAATGAGCATCAAACACTCACAGTGTGTGCCAGTACTGCCATGTTTACCTTGAACGTATGCATTTGATCACGGTTATCTGATTTTGGTCATGACTGTATGCTGGTCATGCAAATCCGTTATATTTTGGAGTGAAAAATGAGGGAAATGTGTTGTGTGTTTTTAAGCACATATTGTGAGGAGTCCACATGAtgctatgtcttttttttactagtcattattatttatgtaaaaaCACACAAGGAAGcctttttgatatttttgtaaATCTACTCATACATAGGGCCTTAAAAAACGGTGCTGAGCATCTTTTAATTTGAACTGGTGGTCAAAGTTTGATTGTCCTTTTCTAAGtcataagattaaaaaaaaatagaaaaaaattgggAGGCTGGCTTTGCCGTCAACTTACCGTAATTATTTGTACGCATTAACCATGCTTTCATTGCTTGATTAAGAATAAACCAACTAGTATAACATcagctcatgtttttttttcatttatttgcatttaacaCATGCTCAACATATTTTACAACATATTTTCCCCATTGTATGCCTTCTCAATTCAGCTGCTAATTTCCTGATATAGGCTCACTTTAACAAGTTTATCATTGATACATTACAATCTGTCAGCCCAGCGGTCTAATGTAGTGTCTGACCACATCCAAATCTAATGGCCACAAGGATAACTGTGTCAAAGAGGGTCATAAATTCCAGTGGACGTATTAATCTTCATAATGTCATCTCTAATATGTCCCTTCGGCACGACTAACGTGTTTAAGGCTCCGTTAGTGATAGGTAATAAGGTAATAATCCT contains the following coding sequences:
- the ccdc3b gene encoding coiled-coil domain-containing protein 3, whose protein sequence is MWIIACFFLTAASLEWSAGCQLPHDWRPQTEACRAELAEIIVFAKVLALHKEPYNYLPWQQSHADLLYSAEIELLCDQAWGSMLEVPAGSRFNVTGLGYFSCYSYSVTPNNNYYFFIKMDENYNMVPHGVNFQDAIFPDTVDNHHMFASLFQFANCTPGTLVHSYTPEWEAQEDSRLLCSTVQKALFEEEEKVSTLSQKVRLLEKANGHLREKVKTMKRLLRQAQRDTAKEQQTLNLKNLYESKPSRMHPHQDTTQGQKETPQRGRCQKS